A genomic stretch from Microplitis mediator isolate UGA2020A chromosome 10, iyMicMedi2.1, whole genome shotgun sequence includes:
- the LOC130675442 gene encoding protein takeout-like: MKIVYIILSLGFVWESTCQDARVVQVRQTNPSDNEPNFVTPEYILPCSRSDPQIEACIQKAFNHLKPYLIKGIPELELPPIEPLVIPQLGMENGQGAVRVRALFTNITTLGSGNYTVSKVRADLRTLRVDLQLSIPKIEIQGHYDVNGKVLLFPIQSHGDFWALFGDVEAIARVQGVEELRDGVRYMRIARLLIDFSLGSARFRVHDRLMGNNVIGQAMNQFLNQHAREIIEEMRPAASSSIAEHFMSFLNTAFTKVPLKVWLHDT, from the exons atgaagATAGTTTATATTATTCTTTCATTGGGATTCGTATGGGAATCTACGTGCCAAGATGCTAGAGTGGTGCAAGTACGTCAAACAAATCCAAGTGATAATGAACCAAATTTTGTCACAC CTGAATACATATTACCATGTAGTAGAAGTGATCCACAGATTGAAGCATGTATTCAAAAGGCATTTAATCACTTGAAACCATACTTGATCAAAG GTATTCCGGAACTGGAATTACCGCCCATTGAACCTTTGGTAATTCCACAATTGGGTATGGAAAATGGACAAGGTGCTGTTAGAGTCAGAGCATTGTTTACAAATATAACAACTTTAGGATCAGGAAATTATACTGTTAGTAAAGTACGTGCTGATTTACGTACACTGAGAGTTGATTTACAGCTGAGTATACCGAAAATTGAGATTCAAGGACACTACGATGTAAATGGAAAAGTTCTTTTATTTCCAATTCAAAGTCACGGTGATTTCTGGGCTCTCTTTg GTGATGTTGAGGCAATCGCAAGAGTTCAAGGAGTTGAAGAATTGAGAGATGGAGTAAGATATATGAGAATAGCTCGTCTCTTAATTGATTTTAGTTTAGGTAGCGCACGTTTCCGTGTACATGATCGTCTTATGGGCAATAATGTTATTGGTCAAGCAATGAATCAATTCCTCAATCAGCATGCACGAGAAATAATTGAAGAAATGAGACCAGCAGCAAGTTCTAGTATTGCTGAACACTTTATGTCATTTCTTAATACTGCATTCACGAAAGTGCCACTTAAGGTTTGGCTTCACGATacgtaa